A genomic stretch from Helianthus annuus cultivar XRQ/B chromosome 1, HanXRQr2.0-SUNRISE, whole genome shotgun sequence includes:
- the LOC110870338 gene encoding MLO-like protein 1, protein MAGGGEGNSLEFTPTWVVAAICTVIVGISLAVERLLHYTGKKLKKSGQKPLFEALQKIKEELMLLGFISLLLTVFQSRIVKICVNESLMEHLLPCSLSDKKKASYPKPLKGTSHIRHLLAGEATTMGYCASKNKVPLLSLEALHHLHIFIFVLAVVHVTFSVLTVVFGVTKIRQWKQWEESIAKDNFDASQVLKHKVTQVKDNDFIRNRFLGIGKRSTIRGWLHSFFKQFYGSVTKSDYVALRLGFITTHCKANPKFNFHKYMIRALEDDFKKVVGISWYLWVFVVLFLFMNVNGLELYFWLSLIPFFLLLAVGTKLEHIIIQLAHEVAEKHVAIEGELVVHPSDDHFWFQRPKIVLFFIHFILFQNAFEFAFFFWVWAQYGFDSCIMGKVSYIIPRLIIGVFIQVLCSYSTLPLYALVTQMGTHFKKSIFEEHIQAKVVGWAQHAKCRSRFSRRIRYVTYPCLSQTLSRVRNPRKGANQTNVKRVAQTNNQRFTWIKKTRTFTNIYTQCLSINSQVSICSHPLSVCVFTVFALKSIQTCLFCALDVSVCCECLYSEAMTKSSGP, encoded by the exons ATGGCGGGTGGTGGAGAAGGCAACTCCCTAGAGTTTACACCGACATGGGTTGTCGCTGCCATCTGTACTGTTATCGTCGGGATCTCTCTAGCTGTCGAACGTCTACTCCATTACACCGGCAAG aaACTGAAGAAATCAGGTCAAAAGCCGCTATTTGAAGCGTTGCAAAAGATCAAAGAAG AGTTAATGCTCTTGGGGTTTATTTCTCTTTTATTAACCGTTTTCCAATCAAGAATTGTCAAGATTTGTGTAAACGAGAGTTTAATGGAACACCTTCTTCCATGCTCGTTGAGTGACAAAAAAAAGGCTTCATATCCTAAACCCCTCAAGGGCACGTCTCATATTCGTCATTTACTTGCGGGAGAAGCAACGACTATGGGTTATTGTGCTTCAAAG AACAAGGTCCCTCTTCTATCCCTGGAGGCGTTGCATCATCTACACATATTTATTTTTGTCCTAGCTGTTGTGCACGTGACATTTTCTGTCCTTACTGTTGTATTTGGAGTGACTAAG ATACGGCAATGGAAGCAATGGGAAGAATCTATCGCGAAAGATAACTTTGACGCATCACAAG TTTTAAAGCATAAAGTCACACAAGTTAAAGATAATGACTTTATTAGGAACCGTTTTCTGGGTATTGGCAAACGATCAACCATTCGAGGTTGGCTG CATTCTTTCTTCAAGCAATTCTATGGATCTGTCACCAAGTCAGATTATGTAGCATTGCGTTTGGGATTTATTACG ACCCATTGCAAGGCAAACCCGAAGTTCAATTTTCACAAATACATGATCCGAGCGCTAGAAGATGATTTTAAAAAAGTGGTTGGAATCAG CTGGTATCTTTGGGTGTTCGTGGTCTTATTCTTGTTTATGAACGTTAACG GTTTGGAACTATACTTTTGGTTATCATTAATCCCTTTCTTT CTTCTACTTGCTGTGGGAACAAAGCTGGAGCACATAATAATCCAGTTAGCTCATGAGGTTGCTGAGAAACATGTTGCCATAGAAGGCGAATTAGTTGTGCATCCGTCAGATGATCATTTTTGGTTTCAACGCCCCAAAATCGTTCTTTTCTTCATCCATTTTATCCTCTTTCAAAATGCATTTGAGTTCGCATTCTTCTTCTGGGTTTGG GCTCAATATGGCTTTGACTCATGCATAATGGGGAAGGTGAGCTACATTATCCCCCGGCTGATCATCGG GGTGTTTATCCAGGTTTTGTGCAGTTACAGCACTCTACCACTCTATGCTCTTGTGACACAG ATGGGAACACATTTTAAGAAGTCAATATTTGAGGAGCATATACAAGCCAAAGTTGTGGGTTGGGCTCAACACGCCAagtgtaggtcccgtttttctcGGAGGATCCGATACgtaacctatccttgtttatcacaaacgctatcacgggtgcggaatccccgtaaaggtgcaaaccaaacaaacgTAAAGCGAGTAGCACAAACAAATAATCAAAGATTCACTTGGATTAAAAAGACGAGAACATTCACAAACATATACACACAATGTTTGTCGATAAACTCTCAGGTTTCAATATGCTCTCATCCACTCTCAGTGTGTGTGTTTACAGTGTTCGCTCTCAAATCTATTCAGACTTGTCTTTTTTGTGCTCTAGATGTTTCTGTTTGTTGTGAGTGTTTATATAGTGAAGCCATGACGAAATCAAGTGGCCCATGA